A region from the Longimicrobium sp. genome encodes:
- a CDS encoding condensation domain-containing protein — protein MRDLERRLGALPPEARRLLELRLQRGKEEAASAPVRRGATRAPLSFAQRRMWFLDRLEPGTLYNSPLALRVRGALDAGALEGALAEVVRRHESLRSVIRAETGAEAEQVVLPPGPFPLPADDLSALPAAAREDEARRIVHDEVRRPFDLAAGPLLRARLLRLADEEHVLVLAMHHVVSDGWSLGVLFRELGALYDAFSRGAPPSLDPLPLQYADYAAWQREHWTEERLAAQLEWWRRALAGAPAVLELPADRSRPAVQSHRGARLRVALPGELAEGVRALARREGATPFMVMLAAFQVLLWRWSGEEDLVVGSPVAGRTRTETEGLIGFFVNTLPLRADLSGDPAFATLLHRVRETTLGAYQHQELPFERLVEALHPERSLGHAPVFQHVFALQNATPAELRLPGVRMEVMATESGTARFDLEWSLWEREEGITGAIHYAEDLFDRETVERMAGHYRRLLEAAVARPDARVSTLPLLSGDERARLVAEAAGPDLSLPDLPVHRRFEAQAARTPDAVAVVSGETVLSYAELDRRANRLAHHLRARGVGPEVRVAICVHRGAPMLEAMLAALKAGGCYLPLDPDSPADRIAYMLGDSGTRVLVTESTLLDGLPLEGMDTVVLDRDAAEIAARPGHAPPVPGSPLPVPSTLAYVIYTSGSTGRPKGVGVEHGALAATMAVAGRAFGFGPGDRVASLASFAFDIWLFESFLPLLAGASVRFFARERVL, from the coding sequence ATGCGTGACCTGGAGCGCCGGCTGGGCGCGCTCCCCCCGGAGGCGCGCCGGCTGCTGGAGCTGCGGCTGCAGCGGGGGAAGGAGGAGGCCGCCAGCGCGCCCGTGCGCCGCGGTGCGACGCGGGCGCCGCTCTCCTTCGCGCAGCGGCGGATGTGGTTCCTGGACCGGCTGGAGCCCGGCACGCTGTACAACTCCCCCCTCGCCCTGCGCGTGCGCGGCGCCCTGGACGCCGGCGCGCTGGAGGGCGCCCTGGCGGAGGTGGTGCGCCGCCACGAGTCGCTGCGCAGCGTGATCCGCGCGGAAACGGGCGCCGAGGCCGAGCAGGTGGTCCTCCCCCCGGGCCCGTTCCCCCTCCCCGCCGACGACCTCTCCGCCCTTCCCGCCGCCGCGCGCGAGGACGAAGCGCGCCGCATCGTGCACGACGAGGTCCGCCGCCCCTTCGACCTGGCGGCCGGGCCGCTCTTGCGCGCGCGCCTGCTGCGCCTGGCGGACGAGGAGCACGTGCTGGTGCTGGCGATGCACCACGTGGTGAGCGACGGGTGGAGCCTGGGCGTGCTCTTCCGCGAGCTGGGCGCGCTGTACGACGCGTTCTCGCGCGGCGCGCCGCCGTCGCTGGATCCTCTGCCGCTGCAGTATGCCGACTACGCGGCGTGGCAGCGCGAGCACTGGACGGAGGAGCGGCTGGCCGCGCAGCTCGAGTGGTGGCGCCGGGCGCTCGCCGGCGCGCCTGCCGTGCTGGAGCTGCCGGCGGACCGCTCCCGCCCCGCCGTGCAGAGCCACCGCGGCGCCCGGTTGCGCGTGGCCCTGCCGGGGGAGCTGGCGGAAGGGGTGCGCGCGCTGGCGCGGCGCGAGGGCGCCACGCCGTTCATGGTGATGCTGGCGGCCTTCCAGGTGCTGCTCTGGCGCTGGTCGGGGGAGGAGGACCTGGTGGTCGGCTCGCCGGTGGCGGGGCGCACGCGCACGGAGACGGAGGGGCTGATCGGCTTCTTCGTCAACACGCTCCCGCTGCGCGCCGACCTCTCCGGCGACCCCGCCTTCGCCACCCTGCTGCACCGCGTCCGCGAGACCACGCTGGGTGCGTACCAGCACCAGGAGCTACCCTTCGAGCGGCTGGTGGAGGCGCTGCACCCGGAGCGCTCGCTCGGCCATGCCCCCGTCTTCCAGCACGTCTTCGCGCTGCAGAACGCCACCCCGGCGGAGCTGCGCCTGCCGGGGGTGCGGATGGAGGTGATGGCCACGGAGAGCGGCACGGCGCGCTTCGACCTGGAGTGGTCGCTGTGGGAGCGCGAGGAGGGAATCACCGGCGCCATCCACTACGCCGAAGACCTCTTCGACCGCGAGACGGTGGAGCGGATGGCGGGGCACTACCGCCGGCTGCTGGAGGCCGCCGTGGCGCGCCCCGACGCGCGCGTCTCCACCCTGCCGCTGCTGTCCGGCGACGAGCGGGCGCGGCTGGTGGCGGAGGCCGCCGGCCCGGACCTCTCCCTGCCGGATCTTCCCGTCCACCGCCGGTTCGAGGCGCAGGCCGCCCGCACGCCGGACGCCGTCGCCGTCGTCTCCGGCGAGACCGTGCTCTCGTACGCGGAGCTGGACCGGCGCGCCAACCGGCTGGCGCACCACCTGCGCGCCCGCGGCGTGGGCCCGGAGGTGCGGGTGGCCATCTGCGTCCACCGGGGCGCACCCATGCTCGAGGCGATGCTGGCCGCGCTGAAGGCGGGGGGCTGCTACCTGCCGCTGGACCCCGACTCCCCCGCCGACCGCATCGCGTACATGCTGGGCGATTCCGGCACCCGCGTGCTGGTCACTGAGTCCACCCTGCTCGACGGCCTCCCGCTGGAGGGGATGGATACGGTCGTGCTGGACCGGGATGCCGCCGAGATCGCCGCCCGGCCCGGGCACGCGCCCCCGGTTCCCGGTTCCCCGCTCCCGGTTCCCTCCACCCTGGCGTACGTCATCTACACCTCCGGCTCCACCGGCCGCCCCAAGGGCGTGGGCGTGGAGCACGGCGCCCTGGCGGCGACGATGGCCGTGGCGGGGCGGGCGTTCGGCTTCGGGCCCGGGGACCGGGTGGCGTCGCTGGCCTCCTTCGCCTTCGACATCTGGCTCTTCGAATCCTTCCTCCCCCTCCTCGCCGGCGCGAGCGTGCGGTTCTTCGCCCGCGAGCGAGTGCT